One genomic window of Halorhabdus sp. CBA1104 includes the following:
- a CDS encoding Lrp/AsnC family transcriptional regulator: MDERDVRILKAIADLGTDSPERLHEETDIPVSTIHYRLNNLREDGVIENDLNDIDLDAVGLGVTVIVEVLAEYSGTYDAVAEKFRAIEGVTQVYLTMGETDFIVIAHLTDSDMVERLISDFEALEEVERTNSTFVISTLQDSQRALEAYDLETLLAELVED, encoded by the coding sequence ATGGACGAACGCGACGTACGGATCCTCAAGGCGATCGCCGACCTCGGGACCGACAGTCCGGAGCGACTCCACGAGGAGACGGACATTCCAGTCTCGACGATCCACTACCGACTGAACAATCTCCGTGAGGACGGCGTGATCGAGAACGACCTCAACGATATCGACCTGGATGCGGTCGGACTGGGAGTGACAGTCATCGTCGAAGTGCTCGCCGAGTACAGTGGGACCTACGACGCCGTCGCCGAGAAGTTCCGCGCGATCGAGGGCGTCACACAGGTCTACCTGACGATGGGCGAGACGGACTTCATCGTGATCGCCCATCTGACGGACTCGGATATGGTCGAACGACTCATCAGCGACTTCGAAGCCTTAGAAGAGGTCGAACGAACGAACTCGACGTTCGTCATCTCGACGCTACAGGATAGCCAGCGGGCCTTGGAAGCCTACGATCTCGAGACGCTGCTTGCCGAACTCGTCGAGGACTAG